Sequence from the Burkholderia cepacia genome:
TACGTCCCGCTCTTTCCCACCACCGTGACGAGCCCTTCGGCCTCGAGCAGATGAAGCGCGCTGCGAACCGGCATCTGACCGAAACCGAGCTCGTCGGCAAGGCCGCGATGAGAAATCTTTTGTCCAGGCGTGAGCCGGCCGTCAAAGATTCGCGTGCGAATCTCCTCGTAGGCGCTCTCGGCATTGGTCAATATTTTCCCCGTCATCTGCGATCACAGTTTCACTGGTTGTTTTTAAATCGAATCGGCCGGGTGTGAGATTATCCTTCCGCTCGAATTCCGGCAACTGTAATTTATGCGAGTGCGGTAAATTTCGTAGTGTGGCTGAAAACCAGTGCCGAAAAAAAGGAAAAACCCATGCCCCCAAAAGGAGCATTGTTCACTATTGCAGAGATTCTGGCGGAACAGACCTACCCGCTTCGGGCTGCGGTTTTGCTGGTCGGAGATGAACATGCGTGCGCGTTGCCGGGAGATCACGATCCGACGACCGTGCATTTCGCCGTTCGCGACGACGCGAACATCGTTGCGGTCGCATCGATCTGCGAGGAGCGCCTGAAGGACGACCCGGCGCCGCGCGCGTGGCGCCTTCGCGGGATGGCGGTCGCCCCGCCGATGCGCGGGCTCGGCTTCGGCCAGCTTCTCGTGCGCCTGAGCATCCGCCGGGCCCGGCAGGCCGGCGCGGAGCTGGTGTGGTGCACGGCGCGCGAATCCGCGCGCGACTTCTACCGTGCGCTGGGCTTCGTCGCGGATTCGCCGCCGTTCTCGATGCCGACTCGCCCGGACTTGAAGTTCTATCTGATGAAGCATCCCGTGACGCGTTGACACCGCGACGACGACGTGGCGCGTGCATCGATCCGC
This genomic interval carries:
- a CDS encoding GNAT family N-acetyltransferase, giving the protein MWLKTSAEKKEKPMPPKGALFTIAEILAEQTYPLRAAVLLVGDEHACALPGDHDPTTVHFAVRDDANIVAVASICEERLKDDPAPRAWRLRGMAVAPPMRGLGFGQLLVRLSIRRARQAGAELVWCTARESARDFYRALGFVADSPPFSMPTRPDLKFYLMKHPVTR